AGCTGGGGCCAAAGGTGCAGAGATACCTGAGCTTCTGCCAGGAGCTCGACCCGGAAATGCGCGGCTCGCTTCTGGACAGCTTCgatgagctgcgcgaggcacACAACTCCTTCGCACCACACTCGGCGTTTACGAAAGACGGGCCGTCGCCAAAGGACGCGGATGTGTATCATTTCGCCTCCTTTGTATACCGCCACGGACACATCTGGGAGCTCGATGGGCTGCAGGAGGGcccgctgcagtgccgcgaggcgacggaggcgaaCTATCGAGAGGCGCTCGTGGAGgtcgtgcagcggcgcatcgaCGACATTGCAGCGAAGGACACGACGGGTGCCGGTCAGGGCATCTCCTTCTCGCTTATGACGATTGTGGACGACCCGGTCACGGTGTTGGAGAAGAAGATTGCCGCTCTCCAGGCCGAGGAAaagccgacgacggcgctcgACGAAGAGCTGGCCGAGATGCTGTCACTGCGCAAGAAGGACAAAGAGGCTAACGTGCGTCGCCGTCATGACTACAATGCCATGatcgtggcgctgctgaagtcCCTGGCGGAGCGTGGCAAACTGGAGAAGATcgtggcggaggtgcaggcGAAGGCCTCCAAGTAGAGTAACACGAAAGACACCGTAGATGTGATGTGGATTCTGCGTTGCCACAGTGGCCGTGGTGCACGGTGGCATGCGAGAGCGTCTTCTCAGTTgtgcgctctccctctctctgtctgtctgtctgtctatgcctcctccctccccctcccgaATTCCTTGACCTCGAAGGAACAAGCTCGTGCATCTCTGTACGTCTCTGCCTTTCTTCGTGGTCTTGCACATGCGGGCGGAGTGATCTGCGCTTATTAGTTTCCCAACgtcgtttgtgtgcgtgtgcgtggcacgctcacgcgcgtctgtgtgtgtgtgtgtttatgtgtgtatgtttgtgtgtgtgtgtgtctgtgtgttgaCGAGCTACCCTGTTCGCCTTGCCGtttcccttctctcgccgCATCTGTTGGTGGACGaaaacgacgacgacggcgggtGCTGCAGAGCCAAAGAGAACGGTGCGCGTCCGCTTGAACGGCGGCACTTCGCAAGGGGATGCACAGTGTGGTGCCCTGAGCGTGTATGCCTGCGCTTCCCATCACGGCCCTCTCGCACCCACCTTCGCTAACGTACAGGATCGGTGCTCATCATGCCCGACAGAGTCGACGATTCCCGCACAAGAGTGCAGGCCCTCATCTGCGTTatgaagggggtggggagggggatgcagCGACGAAGATGTCTCCTCCCTTTCGTCTCCTTAGTCTTCTCCTCGGCGCCAGTGGCTTCCACGGAGTAGCAGCGACGTGACCGACTGAGCGGCTCTGCGCCCTCCCACCGGCACAGACACTTGGAGCCTCTCCTTCTtcacgcctcctccctcctcttgtCCTCTTTCCCGCCCTTTGGTACCCTGCTGGCTTCGcctgcgcttgtgtgtgtgcatgcggcgTCATACCCCTGTGCCCGTCGGCCCGTTGTTACCctcacgcgcatgcgctctccctccgcgcgcgccaccccctcccgcccttcACAGGACGAAAACGTGCCTAGCGTACTTCTGCTACGGTTGTCGTTGTCCAATAAcgtcccccaccccttctttttcgtcttATCCTGATTTGACCCCCCCCCAACGCGTCCATGAGAAGGTTGGCACCGCTCCTCACCACCGCTCCatccctctcctccgtcaTCCTCAATGGGCCTAGCACGTatggaggcgcacgcgcgatgTCGCCGTGCCGCGCCATAACGACGATGG
This genomic stretch from Leishmania donovani BPK282A1 complete genome, chromosome 24 harbors:
- a CDS encoding ubiquitin carboxyl-terminal hydrolase, putative, with translation MPSDESRWCLIESDPAVFREIIQTVGVKGVSVEDLIMLDSSMLEQYEHVYGLVLLFKWQSSEQAPPLGTVVKDAPVFFAKQVIHNACATLAIINTLCNYSDQVELGPKVQRYLSFCQELDPEMRGSLLDSFDELREAHNSFAPHSAFTKDGPSPKDADVYHFASFVYRHGHIWELDGLQEGPLQCREATEANYREALVEVVQRRIDDIAAKDTTGAGQGISFSLMTIVDDPVTVLEKKIAALQAEEKPTTALDEELAEMLSLRKKDKEANVRRRHDYNAMIVALLKSLAERGKLEKIVAEVQAKASK